A portion of the Nitrospira defluvii genome contains these proteins:
- the cysD gene encoding sulfate adenylyltransferase subunit CysD, whose protein sequence is MKHLRQLEDQSVYILREAYKHFNHLAMLWSMGKDSTVLLWLARKAFFGHVPFPLLHVDTSYKIPAMIEYRDRIAREWRLNLVVGQNKEALAAGMNHTLGRDVCCTALKTTAMKNLVEEKGYTGIILGVRADEDSTRAKERYFSPRDKHGDWDFRDQPPELWDQFKTTFPPGTHIRIHPLLDWTEINIWEYIKHENIPFMDLYLDRGDGTRYRSLGCAPCTTPIKSTAKTVDEIIVELRKSTVAERAGRAQDAGRGMEMLRKKGYM, encoded by the coding sequence ATGAAGCACTTACGTCAACTTGAAGACCAAAGCGTCTATATCCTTCGCGAAGCCTATAAACATTTCAATCACCTCGCCATGCTCTGGTCGATGGGGAAGGATTCAACGGTGCTGCTGTGGCTGGCTCGCAAGGCCTTCTTCGGACACGTGCCGTTTCCCCTCTTGCACGTGGACACGAGCTATAAAATTCCGGCCATGATTGAATATCGTGACCGGATTGCCCGTGAATGGCGGCTGAATCTCGTGGTGGGCCAAAACAAAGAGGCGCTGGCCGCCGGGATGAACCATACGCTGGGTCGCGACGTCTGCTGTACGGCGTTGAAGACCACGGCGATGAAGAATCTGGTCGAGGAAAAAGGCTATACCGGCATCATCCTCGGTGTTCGTGCGGATGAAGACAGTACCAGGGCCAAGGAGCGGTACTTTTCGCCCCGCGACAAACACGGTGATTGGGATTTTCGCGATCAGCCGCCGGAATTGTGGGATCAGTTCAAGACGACCTTCCCGCCGGGGACACACATTCGCATCCACCCACTTCTCGATTGGACCGAGATCAACATCTGGGAATACATCAAACACGAGAACATTCCCTTCATGGATCTCTATCTCGACAGGGGAGATGGCACACGGTATCGCAGCCTGGGCTGCGCTCCCTGCACCACCCCCATCAAGTCGACGGCAAAGACGGTGGACGAGATTATTGTCGAGCTGCGCAAGAGCACTGTGGCCGAGCGGGCCGGTCGTGCGCAGGATGCAGGGCGAGGCATGGAGATGCTTCGTAAAAAGGGCTACATGTGA
- a CDS encoding anthranilate phosphoribosyltransferase gives MQHLLAKVAKGPKTSKDLTWEEAKQAMRLMIEGTATPAQVGAFLTAMRFKSESVTELAAFTATARQYVPPVPVRAGLGVVDVPVYAGKRETFHAIVPAAIVAAAAGAVLLLHGVDGPPDRQGVSSVLKLLGIPVDLTAKLVGPELERTGVAYLDLALYHPPVSRFLEMRQELGVRNFFHPVARMLNPARAASQVIGLSHPPYFEKTVEALRMLSCPRALVIRGVEGDPELSIGNTTRLLELKGERITPFIFQPKDAGLTMATFREMAGFPAEQREREADLIKRLMANEIQGGQRDWVLLNAAMLLYAAGKGTSIAGNLATARHALESGQAKAKLAALSVGAGTAPKVGMSAQ, from the coding sequence ATGCAACATCTGCTCGCCAAAGTCGCCAAGGGCCCAAAAACGTCCAAAGATCTCACCTGGGAAGAAGCCAAGCAGGCCATGCGGTTGATGATCGAAGGGACGGCCACACCGGCGCAGGTCGGGGCGTTCCTCACGGCCATGCGCTTCAAGTCGGAATCTGTGACGGAGCTGGCGGCGTTCACGGCCACCGCGCGGCAATATGTGCCGCCCGTGCCGGTCCGTGCCGGACTTGGAGTCGTCGATGTTCCTGTCTATGCGGGTAAGCGGGAGACGTTCCACGCCATCGTACCTGCTGCCATCGTCGCGGCCGCAGCGGGAGCGGTGTTGTTGCTCCATGGTGTGGACGGTCCTCCCGACCGACAGGGTGTCTCGTCGGTGCTGAAGCTGTTGGGAATTCCGGTTGATCTCACCGCCAAGCTTGTCGGGCCGGAATTGGAACGAACCGGCGTCGCGTACCTGGATCTGGCGCTCTATCACCCGCCGGTCAGCCGGTTCCTTGAGATGCGACAGGAATTGGGTGTGCGCAATTTCTTCCATCCGGTGGCGAGGATGCTCAATCCCGCTCGCGCCGCTTCGCAGGTAATCGGCCTATCGCATCCGCCCTATTTCGAAAAGACGGTCGAAGCCTTGCGCATGCTGAGCTGTCCGCGCGCGCTGGTGATCCGCGGGGTCGAGGGCGATCCGGAACTGTCGATCGGGAATACGACGCGTCTGTTGGAGCTCAAGGGCGAGCGCATTACGCCATTCATCTTCCAGCCCAAGGATGCGGGGCTGACTATGGCCACGTTCAGGGAAATGGCAGGGTTTCCTGCCGAGCAACGGGAGCGTGAAGCAGATCTGATCAAGCGATTGATGGCTAATGAGATACAGGGCGGACAACGCGACTGGGTGTTGCTCAATGCGGCTATGCTGTTGTACGCGGCGGGCAAGGGGACATCGATTGCGGGAAATCTGGCCACCGCTCGGCACGCGCTCGAGTCCGGGCAGGCCAAGGCGAAGCTGGCGGCGCTCAGTGTCGGCGCCGGAACCGCGCCGAAGGTCGGCATGTCGGCACAATAA
- a CDS encoding phosphoadenylyl-sulfate reductase: MKTGQSVVNRPADDELKSLSDSFEAKQPWEVLEYALKVYRQRIVLACSFGAEDVALVDMVHRIDPETPLFYLDTDFLFPETLEVRDRIIARYGLKPAQVIQMKPLLTPEQQGAQHGDALWASKPDQCCEIRKIEPLTRVLAQYGAWITGIRRDQAPTRANAGLIEWDKKFNLIKINPLARWTSEQVWMYLQLHEVPYNRLHDRNYPSIGCTHCTAPVLPGDDPRSGRWKNFGKTECGLHK, from the coding sequence TTGAAGACCGGTCAATCCGTGGTCAATCGTCCGGCGGATGACGAGCTGAAATCGCTGAGCGATTCCTTCGAGGCCAAGCAACCGTGGGAGGTGCTGGAATACGCATTGAAGGTGTACCGGCAACGGATTGTGCTGGCCTGTAGCTTCGGGGCAGAGGATGTCGCGCTCGTGGATATGGTGCATCGAATCGATCCCGAAACGCCGTTGTTTTACCTCGATACCGACTTTTTGTTCCCCGAAACGCTCGAGGTGCGCGATCGCATTATTGCGCGGTACGGATTGAAGCCCGCCCAGGTCATTCAGATGAAGCCTCTGTTGACGCCCGAGCAGCAGGGGGCGCAGCATGGCGACGCGCTTTGGGCGAGCAAGCCCGATCAATGCTGCGAAATCAGAAAGATAGAACCGCTGACCCGCGTCTTGGCGCAATACGGCGCGTGGATCACCGGCATCAGGAGAGATCAAGCTCCGACGCGGGCCAATGCCGGATTGATCGAGTGGGATAAGAAATTCAACTTAATCAAGATCAATCCGCTGGCCCGCTGGACCAGCGAGCAAGTCTGGATGTACCTCCAGCTCCACGAAGTCCCGTACAACAGGCTCCACGACCGTAACTACCCCAGCATCGGCTGCACCCATTGCACCGCGCCTGTCCTTCCGGGCGACGATCCGCGTTCTGGCCGGTGGAAGAATTTCGGCAAGACCGAATGCGGGCTGCACAAATAA
- a CDS encoding sulfurtransferase TusA family protein, whose product MTSSHTVALRPAVKTEPIPPHIVEEIETFEAEAHRVLAGDLSTDIFKPFRLQYGIYGQRQPGVQMFRIKIPFGGLTANQVRRVAELADQFATGVGHVTTRQDIQLHFVELKHVPEMMRLLAAVGLTTREACANTVRNVTACHLAGVCQGEVFDVTPYAKTVAYHLLRNPLNQSLPRKFKIALSGCRQDCALTPIHDIGLLAAKRADGTIGFRMVAGGGLGSTPRMAQVLREFTPMEELLPSIEAVIKVFDTLGNRKNRNKARMKFVIEKLGFDEFKRRWEAAYAAMGYAVPTHEPITLLEYADAPPLIMPTKASVASGGNGNGNGNGNGHASAGGSFSGQETAFQAWKRTNVVPQRQAGFATAAIKLPMGDLTAAQMWVVADLAERYSNGNIRTTINQNMVIRWIPESRLEAFHDELVAHSLGDPGAELVEDIIACPGTDTCGLGITSSKGMARALAEVFPAGQVPEDLRDVSVKISGCHNSCAQHHIATIGLHGVGKRLGEHTAPHYELHLGGHVDGTPKIGQLAVKLPAKSVPAAVRHLVDVYRRDRTTGESLQSFIGRVGKHVLKDELIPYTFVPPYEQDPTYYYDWEGEAEFVLEDLGPGECAGGALEMIDDRMLEADQELYQAKLLVEKHQYALSVNKSYRAVLAAAKGLLVTEGLDPATDADTFQEFDQRLASKGIVPTSYANLGAQVGDLGSKDATAEEATEKMAFAKRFLAVCRAATEQMGKDLKLAQVKEEVLPTPTPSAAPAASVSTAPVYDLRGVACPMNYVKTKLKLEMMDNGERLEVWLDAGEPIRNVPMSLRNDGHKILEEGPLEPEATHFKILVEKVEE is encoded by the coding sequence ATGACGAGTTCTCATACAGTGGCCCTCCGCCCGGCCGTCAAGACAGAGCCCATTCCTCCTCACATCGTGGAGGAGATCGAGACATTCGAAGCGGAAGCCCATCGCGTCCTTGCGGGGGATCTTTCGACCGACATCTTTAAGCCGTTCCGGCTGCAGTATGGCATTTATGGTCAGCGCCAGCCGGGCGTGCAGATGTTCCGAATCAAGATTCCGTTCGGCGGCCTGACGGCCAATCAGGTGCGGCGGGTTGCCGAATTGGCCGACCAGTTCGCCACCGGTGTGGGCCACGTGACCACGCGGCAGGATATCCAGCTGCATTTCGTGGAGCTCAAGCACGTGCCGGAGATGATGCGGTTGCTGGCCGCCGTGGGTTTGACGACGCGTGAGGCCTGCGCCAACACGGTCCGCAATGTCACCGCCTGTCACTTGGCGGGCGTGTGTCAGGGGGAGGTGTTCGACGTCACGCCGTATGCGAAGACGGTGGCCTACCACCTGCTGCGCAATCCGCTGAATCAGAGCCTGCCGAGGAAGTTCAAGATCGCCCTCTCCGGCTGCCGTCAGGATTGCGCACTCACGCCCATTCACGATATCGGCCTGCTCGCGGCCAAGCGGGCGGACGGGACCATCGGATTTCGAATGGTCGCCGGTGGGGGGTTAGGCTCGACACCGCGGATGGCGCAGGTCCTCAGAGAATTTACGCCGATGGAGGAATTGCTGCCGAGCATCGAGGCGGTCATCAAGGTGTTTGACACCCTGGGCAACAGGAAAAATCGCAACAAAGCCCGGATGAAGTTCGTGATCGAGAAACTCGGCTTCGATGAGTTCAAACGTCGGTGGGAAGCGGCCTACGCGGCCATGGGGTACGCGGTGCCGACCCACGAGCCGATCACGTTATTAGAATACGCCGACGCCCCGCCATTGATCATGCCGACCAAGGCGTCTGTCGCGTCCGGCGGGAACGGCAATGGGAATGGCAACGGGAACGGACATGCCTCTGCAGGAGGCTCGTTCAGTGGGCAGGAGACCGCCTTCCAGGCTTGGAAGCGGACCAATGTGGTACCGCAACGTCAGGCCGGGTTCGCGACCGCAGCCATCAAGCTGCCTATGGGTGATCTCACGGCCGCCCAGATGTGGGTGGTGGCTGATTTGGCTGAGCGGTACTCCAATGGAAACATCCGCACCACCATTAATCAGAACATGGTGATCCGCTGGATTCCTGAATCCCGCTTGGAAGCCTTTCATGACGAGCTCGTGGCCCATAGTCTCGGTGATCCTGGTGCCGAACTGGTCGAAGACATCATTGCCTGTCCCGGAACCGATACGTGCGGATTGGGTATCACATCGTCAAAGGGGATGGCCCGTGCGTTGGCCGAAGTGTTTCCCGCCGGCCAAGTGCCTGAGGACCTCCGGGATGTGAGCGTCAAGATCAGCGGTTGTCACAATTCGTGCGCCCAGCACCATATCGCCACCATTGGGCTGCACGGCGTCGGCAAACGTCTTGGTGAGCATACGGCGCCGCATTACGAGTTGCACCTTGGCGGACATGTGGATGGCACACCGAAAATCGGACAGTTGGCCGTCAAGTTGCCGGCGAAAAGCGTCCCGGCCGCCGTCCGTCATCTGGTAGACGTGTATCGACGCGATCGCACGACCGGCGAGAGTCTGCAGTCGTTTATCGGCCGGGTAGGGAAACATGTCCTCAAGGACGAACTGATCCCCTATACGTTTGTGCCGCCCTATGAGCAGGATCCGACCTATTACTACGATTGGGAAGGTGAAGCGGAATTTGTGCTGGAGGATCTGGGGCCCGGCGAGTGCGCGGGTGGTGCCCTGGAGATGATCGATGACCGCATGTTGGAAGCGGATCAGGAACTGTATCAGGCCAAACTGCTGGTCGAGAAACATCAATATGCCCTGTCGGTGAATAAATCGTATCGAGCCGTGTTGGCTGCGGCCAAGGGGCTCTTGGTGACCGAGGGGCTGGATCCGGCAACCGACGCGGACACGTTCCAGGAGTTCGACCAGCGCCTGGCGAGCAAGGGCATTGTGCCGACCAGTTACGCTAATCTCGGCGCACAGGTCGGCGATCTCGGATCAAAGGACGCGACCGCCGAGGAGGCCACGGAGAAAATGGCTTTTGCCAAACGGTTTCTTGCGGTCTGCCGGGCGGCCACGGAACAGATGGGAAAGGATCTCAAATTGGCCCAAGTCAAAGAAGAGGTGTTGCCGACCCCGACTCCGAGTGCGGCGCCGGCCGCGTCGGTTTCAACAGCGCCGGTGTACGACTTGCGCGGCGTTGCCTGCCCGATGAACTATGTGAAGACCAAACTCAAGCTCGAGATGATGGACAATGGCGAGCGCCTCGAAGTGTGGCTCGACGCCGGAGAGCCGATCCGGAATGTTCCGATGAGTTTGCGGAACGACGGGCACAAGATTCTCGAAGAGGGACCGTTGGAGCCTGAGGCGACCCATTTCAAAATTCTAGTGGAAAAGGTCGAGGAGTAG
- a CDS encoding RrF2 family transcriptional regulator, with the protein MKVSLRATYGIIAAVDLALHDAEQPVCAKSIAKRQAIPARFLEQVLHAMKKAGVVTSQRGAQGGYVLSRKPSELSVADILDALEGPLLSGNGEAGPKSTSARAAKQEALLAHMWDRVKRAELSVLSEVTVEELAMRQRALDAQHTLMYHI; encoded by the coding sequence ATGAAAGTGAGCCTTCGAGCTACCTACGGGATCATTGCCGCCGTAGACCTTGCGTTGCACGACGCCGAACAGCCGGTGTGTGCGAAGTCCATCGCCAAGCGTCAAGCGATCCCGGCTCGGTTCCTCGAACAGGTGCTGCATGCGATGAAGAAGGCTGGCGTGGTGACGAGTCAACGCGGGGCGCAAGGCGGGTATGTCTTGAGTCGCAAGCCGTCCGAGTTGTCCGTCGCGGACATTCTGGATGCGTTAGAAGGTCCCCTTCTTTCGGGAAACGGGGAGGCCGGTCCTAAAAGCACATCGGCGCGAGCCGCGAAGCAAGAGGCGCTGCTAGCGCACATGTGGGATCGTGTGAAACGGGCGGAACTGAGTGTCTTGTCGGAAGTCACGGTCGAGGAGTTGGCCATGCGACAACGAGCCCTCGATGCACAGCATACGTTGATGTATCACATCTGA
- a CDS encoding HU family DNA-binding protein codes for MTKEELIAKMASSAGITKVAATVALEAFTGAVTTSLKKGKRVTLVNFGTFTISKRKARMGRNPRTGESLKIPAARIPKFSAGKELKAAVK; via the coding sequence ATGACCAAGGAAGAATTGATCGCGAAAATGGCCAGCAGCGCGGGCATTACCAAGGTCGCGGCAACAGTGGCGCTCGAAGCCTTTACCGGCGCCGTCACCACGTCGCTCAAGAAGGGTAAGCGCGTGACATTGGTCAATTTCGGCACCTTTACCATTTCCAAACGGAAGGCCAGAATGGGCCGCAACCCGCGAACCGGCGAATCCCTCAAAATCCCTGCGGCCCGGATTCCGAAATTTTCGGCAGGCAAGGAGCTCAAGGCAGCGGTCAAATAA